DNA from Aquipuribacter hungaricus:
GTGCACGAGGCGGTACAGCGCCACCGTGGCCGGCACCCGGTAGAGCCGGGCGACCGGGAACGGGGCGTGGATGACGACCTCGGCGCGGGTCCCGCCGCCGGGGCGGGCGTGCAGCAGGTGGTCCAGCACCATGACCAGAGGGCCCACCCGGACGCGCCAGGACCAGGAGCGGGCGGCGGCGTCCACGTCGAGGACGACGAAGCGGACGTGCACCCCGCCGACGGTGCGG
Protein-coding regions in this window:
- a CDS encoding SRPBCC family protein produces the protein MARAQGPVTVDEAWQRYLRPERWAEWSPQVRHVDSDSDVIAAGSAGTVRTVGGVHVRFVVLDVDAAARSWSWRVRVGPLVMVLDHLLHARPGGGTRAEVVIHAPFPVARLYRVPATVALYRLVH